From Temnothorax longispinosus isolate EJ_2023e chromosome 3, Tlon_JGU_v1, whole genome shotgun sequence, one genomic window encodes:
- the LOC139810153 gene encoding venom acid phosphatase Acph-1 isoform X2, whose amino-acid sequence MGNGGLTNQGKMREYKIGTMLRERYDQYFGPDYWPTKIYARSTEVPRTQMSLQLVLAGLFPPSEKQTWNPHLPWIPSWTYFVPYKTDNLLFPHYCYRYREEYQRFLQRESAKEMINKYKNVMDYLTDHTGKLINDTDTVGHLYNLLKEEAAQNLTLPRWTQNVFPSPMIEMIELDFKLRSYTKTLKRLNGGILLRKMVDDIQEHRAGKSIRDRKAFLFGAHEVNVASLAYALGTNEPAVPSYGATIILETLRDKKGVYYIRVLLWTGVTEQLIVQTIPGCAEICPFEDFLNIVKDILPSDDEYYCRREDLKPNAHHRSSADCIADNGSWWYIFLTVLLTFTSKFTQK is encoded by the exons ATGGGAAACGGTGGCTTAACCAAT CAAGGCAAGATGCGAGAGTACAAAATCGGGACGATGCTGCGCGAGAGATACGATCAATATTTCGGACCGGATTATTGGCCGACCAAGATCTATGCCCGATCTACGGAGGTCCCGCGGACCCAGATGTCTCTCCAGTTAGTTCTGGCGGGATTATTCCCGCCCTCCGAGAAGCAAACCTGGAATCCGCACTTGCCCTGGATTCCGTCATGGACGTACTTCGTGCCGTACAAGACTGACAACCTCTTGTTTCCGCATTACTGCTATCG atatagaGAAGAATATCAACGGTTCCTTCAGCGAGAGAGTGCAAAAGAGATGATCAATAAGTACAAGAATGTAATGGACTATTTGACGGATCACACTGGTAAACTAATTAATGATACGGATACAGTTGGTCATTTGTATAATCTACTGAAAGAGGAG GCTGCACAAAATTTGACGCTGCCAAGATGGACTCAGAATGTTTTCCCGAGTCCGATGATAGAAATGATAGAGTTGGACTTCAAACTTCGATCATACACAAAAACCTTGAAGAGATTAAACGGAG GTATACTACTTCGCAAAATGGTGGATGATATTCAGGAACACCGAGCGGGAAAATCGATACGCGACAGAAAAGCTTTCCTATTTGGCGCACACGAAGTCAATGTGGCTTCCCTTGCCTATGCTTTAGGAACGAATGAACCAGCGGTACCATCTTATGGTGCCACAATTATTCTAGAAACTCTTCGGGACAAGAAGGGAGTTTACTATATTCGG GTCTTACTATGGACTGGCGTTACGGAACAATTGATCGTACAGACAATCCCAGGCTGCGCGGAGATATGTCCCTTTGAGGATTTCCTCAACATTGTGAAGGACATTCTGCCGAGTGACGACGAATATTACTGTCGGCGGGAGGATCTTAAGCCAAACGCGCATCATCGATCGTCGGCGGATTGTATCGCTGATAACGGATCTTGGTGGTACATCTTTCTCACCGTTCTCCTTACGTTCACGTCCAAATTCACGCAAaagtga
- the LOC139810153 gene encoding venom acid phosphatase Acph-1 isoform X1 — translation MFLTLSTIFTVFLSSLAVSVNPDVELQLLHVVFRHGDKVPHREFQNYPNDPHRDQSYHPMGNGGLTNQGKMREYKIGTMLRERYDQYFGPDYWPTKIYARSTEVPRTQMSLQLVLAGLFPPSEKQTWNPHLPWIPSWTYFVPYKTDNLLFPHYCYRYREEYQRFLQRESAKEMINKYKNVMDYLTDHTGKLINDTDTVGHLYNLLKEEAAQNLTLPRWTQNVFPSPMIEMIELDFKLRSYTKTLKRLNGGILLRKMVDDIQEHRAGKSIRDRKAFLFGAHEVNVASLAYALGTNEPAVPSYGATIILETLRDKKGVYYIRVLLWTGVTEQLIVQTIPGCAEICPFEDFLNIVKDILPSDDEYYCRREDLKPNAHHRSSADCIADNGSWWYIFLTVLLTFTSKFTQK, via the exons ATGTTTCTGACACTGTCAACGATTTTCACTGTATTTCTTAGCAGCCTCGCCGTGTCGGTCAATCCCGATGTGGAGCTGCAGCTGCTTCACGTG GTATTTCGCCACGGTGACAAAGTGCCCCATCGAGAGTTCCAAAATTACCCCAATGATCCGCATCGCGATCAGTCTTATCACCCAATGGGAAACGGTGGCTTAACCAAT CAAGGCAAGATGCGAGAGTACAAAATCGGGACGATGCTGCGCGAGAGATACGATCAATATTTCGGACCGGATTATTGGCCGACCAAGATCTATGCCCGATCTACGGAGGTCCCGCGGACCCAGATGTCTCTCCAGTTAGTTCTGGCGGGATTATTCCCGCCCTCCGAGAAGCAAACCTGGAATCCGCACTTGCCCTGGATTCCGTCATGGACGTACTTCGTGCCGTACAAGACTGACAACCTCTTGTTTCCGCATTACTGCTATCG atatagaGAAGAATATCAACGGTTCCTTCAGCGAGAGAGTGCAAAAGAGATGATCAATAAGTACAAGAATGTAATGGACTATTTGACGGATCACACTGGTAAACTAATTAATGATACGGATACAGTTGGTCATTTGTATAATCTACTGAAAGAGGAG GCTGCACAAAATTTGACGCTGCCAAGATGGACTCAGAATGTTTTCCCGAGTCCGATGATAGAAATGATAGAGTTGGACTTCAAACTTCGATCATACACAAAAACCTTGAAGAGATTAAACGGAG GTATACTACTTCGCAAAATGGTGGATGATATTCAGGAACACCGAGCGGGAAAATCGATACGCGACAGAAAAGCTTTCCTATTTGGCGCACACGAAGTCAATGTGGCTTCCCTTGCCTATGCTTTAGGAACGAATGAACCAGCGGTACCATCTTATGGTGCCACAATTATTCTAGAAACTCTTCGGGACAAGAAGGGAGTTTACTATATTCGG GTCTTACTATGGACTGGCGTTACGGAACAATTGATCGTACAGACAATCCCAGGCTGCGCGGAGATATGTCCCTTTGAGGATTTCCTCAACATTGTGAAGGACATTCTGCCGAGTGACGACGAATATTACTGTCGGCGGGAGGATCTTAAGCCAAACGCGCATCATCGATCGTCGGCGGATTGTATCGCTGATAACGGATCTTGGTGGTACATCTTTCTCACCGTTCTCCTTACGTTCACGTCCAAATTCACGCAAaagtga